cacattccgtttaaatttgaatttggtttttagcattttatgcaaatgtaaccccaagacagtatataaagtaatgaaatatagacaatgtatgcaattataactgaaaaatgttttcctacctttaaacatatttaaaagcaaaaacatggcaccagttattcttgtttccaacaaaacattccttttttgggcataaacagaaaaataccaaaagttgtaatgattaaaaaaaatcaatttttaataattaatatgagaatcgatttagaatcggaaaatctgcAAACCTTACCGATCTAAGGATTTGATGTTTCTCCATAAAATATACCTGGTACTAGCTGGAAGGTTTTGTGTATTTGGAGAACACATTTCTGGTCTCATCTTCATGTTTTTCTTGGATCTTCTTGTGAATTTGCCACACGATTTCCAGGTCCAACCCTGTTTTAATCCCTTCTTCATCTATCCTCACCTCTGGAATAGgcttgtgttgaaaaaaatctttttttcccgattctaaatcgattctcatattcattccttaaaatcgattcgtatgtctaaagattgattttttttcatcattacaacttttagtttttttatgttttgttggaaacaagaataactggtgccatgtttttgcctttaaatatgtttaaaggtatgaaaacattaaagttttcagttataattgcataaattgtctatatttcattactttatatactttattggggttacatttgcataaaatgctaaaaaccaaattctcaaagattaaaaaccgaaatagacagaaaatgtaaaaaattaaaacagaatgtgggaaaaaatctaaccgatttcctccgtctctgtttcctccctggatgtgtttggtaattctacacgatgtttctgtttcagttctatcagcattctgggagctgattggttcttacaacatcattagctgcaatacttgctgttgaatctcaatataatactagtattaatatgttgcagaactacagtcatatcattcatgcaacagctgaaaacagttttaataacactaacccaaatagaTATTGGatttggatcgaatcaaatcttgatgattgtttatgtaataattgctcgggggtttatgttctgggtctctggaaagcgtctagactctagagacaacatctgttgtattagacgctatacaaataaaatttaattgaaattgaattgataattgattctgaatcttaagaatcggaattgaatcgattcttgacatttgaatggatccctaGCCCTAATAAGTTGtattatgtgtgatttttatcAAGAGCGCAGAATGTatttcttaaagcagcacaatgtaactttcaggtttggttgagtttggcggctcctgtggacaaaagcggtagtgttttaccagaaagaactacatttcccatgagcaccagcgcgtactgccggaaaactcctgttcccgtcgctgcatttgttttgatggtgaatgaaataagacgggacggactttcaaaactacttttctgttttcagcggtcgtttgcaggatggatagtgaagaggtaatggatctatttttggataaacaatataatatgacgaagttgaaaatcactaagttcaacttggtttcattagtgaagtctcccccgcccccctgtcctgtttcagagaGATAATGCTCCCCAaattacaaactcatacgctagtccaacatacttactgacaaaataaaaaaatactttataacctgtgaataactgaatgttttgcagatcagccctgcacaattttacagttctcaggaaaaatactataaatgttctatacattttctttgcattgcattctttcctctagtgctgtaattctttttaattgtattgtacatccctcctcgtcttccagctcacgccagcgagtgaacgccgggccaatgtttattcttgtccggggatttagcttgttactctcccgcttccttttttctcctcctccgataaaacttttattttcttgggtttttccgctgcttgggccatgacaccagcttctgctgagctctgctccacgccccgcccagctttggtctccactacgaatggggaaggagggggaagtgacgtatgccgtaaagcagtcaaagccgtaaaaatgtgtagttttttagtgtggcagggttcctaccatgctcctcaaagttacatagtgccagtgaaggagatacagacccctcagaccatgacagaggttcattaaacctgttggaagttgatgttccatcacaatgatgatgatgaaacattaagctggaaaagttccactgtgctgctttaagtgagACTTGTATCAGACGTTGTGGGGTGAAGGTGCAGGTGGAAGTGTCCCTGCACGGCCCACGCCTCGGCTGGAGCTCCCTGAGGTGTCAGCTCGTGGTTGGAGCCAGACAGTGTAGGAGGGCCTATTCctgtcctccctccatccctccatccctccatccctgtcAGCTCCGTCTCTTCTCGTGTCTCCCTGCTGCCGTCGTTGGGACACGTCTTCCAGAGCTGATCCCCCAGACTTAAGGGGACTTCACCATGCAGGAGGACCTGCTGAGACGGGTGCATCCAGTTGCGTTGCAGGGTCTTTGATTAATGCAGTAGTTCCCAAACTGGGGGGCGCGCCCCCTAGGGGGGGCGGGGCGCGGTGCTATTgcagggggggtggggtgaggttggaaggtagattaattaaaaaaaacaaactttttttttcttttttaagattttttatttctttaagattttgccttcaacacatatgtgcagtgagagagacaggaaatagggggaagagagaaggggaatgacatgaagtaatggtctggccggtgggaatctaaccaggacctgcagcttCAGgtctagggctgggtgatatggaccaaaagtcatatctggatattttctagctgaatgttgatactcgatatatatcgatattttttctgtgccataattggggtttcccccaaagcattatagcatagcatctctgttagcatctctgttagcttcattttttctgaggcaaacccttaaaaaaacagtcagttttaatacaaagccttgtgccaaatgtcacacaggttcatttattaacagaggtctgcacaatatcaaaatgtataaaacaaatgaaataaaaataaactgcctgcatatatagaataaaaatgtttcttgaataaaataaaacaaatatccctttcctgcataacaattaaattaaaatacactgtgcaattaatacaatgtagacagtaacaggcagacttttccactaaggttgacagttgtgcaaataacaaaacatttgtgcaaatctcaaataaaacattcaagtcaatttgtcacaaaataagctatatcaaaatcattaaaaaaaaaaaatatatatatatatattatttttaaatcgatataaacgatattgtctcgtaccatatcgtgtttgaaaatatatcgatatatattaaaatctggatatatcgcccagccctactcaggTCCCACAACTACCCGGTGCTACTGAGGTAGATGCATGTGGTAACCTCTCACCTGCAACCGGTTTGAGAGGATCTGGAACACCCCACTCACTGAAAAGGTGTGGGGattaaagctgacatttttgcagaacaattgttgaaattttgattatttgtttactgctgtttttttttcctcagggagctggttatttttggaaaaaaatatgttgaaagtaatgcataAAAGCGTCCCGTTGTGCACGTGTGTCGGGGCGAGGGAGGAGCCGCCCTGGAACCATGTGAGTCTCTCAGACAATGGGATTCTCTGTGCTGGAATCAATAAGGCCTTTACGGCCGCTGGCCCGAGCCCAGCGCCCTCACATGATGCCGGGGTGTCCGGAATATTCACGCTATTAAATTAGGAGTGATTAAAGACATTCTCAGGTCCTGGGCGTGTTGCAGCGCTGATCCGCTCCTCTGGCCCCCGTGTTGAAGCAGCGGTTTGTGTTCCAGATGTGAtggaccagcagagggcgctgcacGCCGGCTGCCTGGTCTCGGGGGTCCGGACGCCCCCCGCCCGCCGCAACAGCAAACTGGCCAGTCTGGGACGAATCTTTAAGCCCtggaaatggagaaaaaagaagaacgaGAAGCTGAAGCCCTCAGCGAGTGagtactacgtttacatgcagtcaaaattcgggttattgctaatattccggttactgaaacattcggaatattccatttacatggtaattaatcattcaggatatctggatcaaaccagcgacgcacggagaacgtgatgacgcaattcccgtcatttctgcttcttcttcctgtatccaaattcaaaacaaatgctgcttcgcgcaacttttctctcaccttctggtaaatcttctatcccggtactttctaccgtctacaaatgcagaaatgttcatatccttcattacatttatgaagtgattagtctcctcctggtcttggtttctccgtgtttataagaacttcctggactcaaaagaccaggattccttgtgaacagagcatgtgcagaaaacagattcctgttctgtttgatggggatattctgtttggtgtttacatgacccaatattcaggttttaaaaggaggaacccagggctcatattggggcttttaaaaacctgaatatgagcaaattctggttattcaaaggggttattggtgtttacatggtcgtgcaaattcaggttattgccaatattggggtttaaaagggttattgatgcatggaaacgtagtcagtgatcaCACAGATTGGTGCTTCCATTCGGGggggggagttttttttttcctcctcctccattcaCTGACCCAGTTTTCTCCATGTTTGTGTTTTGCAGCGGCGGAGAAGAAGGCAGCTGTACGGCAGAAGAGAGACGAGCTTGTGAGGCGAGGCCCCCGGGAGGAGGAAGCAGGTGCAGACTCAGAGATTAGCTCACGTTCCCGAGCATGCAGCCGTACGCTGCCCCGTGCAGCTGCACTCACTGCTGTTGTGTGTGGCTGTGCAGAGGCAGACCTGGCCTGTGGGGGGGACGGCGAGGACCCAGACACCCCCACCCAGTCTGACGGGGAGGACAGGGACGAGGAGCCGGCGCCGCCTCCGGCCAGCGGCGCTGAGGATCCTGGGAGTGATGGGGAAACTTCCACAGGTACGGTAGGGTTTTCTACAAATGACAGGaagttttatgttcaataaagggaatgcacatgacgtcccAGATGTGACTTCACAGAGGGTTacacccactgagtgtcagaaagactgagtgtcagaaagactgagtgtcagcataaactttcagtttgagcaactggaaaacatctaaaatgggaaagagctgctgtgggatcgactgtactcatagatttagcaagaaatcggagttatcgttttacagactgatgaaaaataatcttaagagacaaatggatcgctgcaattcacagaaacaactggattccagacaccgaaacgtggatttgtggttcccattttgtatcaggtaatgttggatttttgggtagctaacgttaaacggtcaaatcataaagttcggtgtcctcatcactttaatttcaccaacaaatcctgccttgaagtcggaccaagcgtcaagacttttgtatcttcaagctttgcttcgtgtatttccccggcatagaaattaagtacacataaatatcaggaaactggattcgtggccaaatatgaatgtccatggaccactggttcttggtaactgtaccaaatatgaatgtccatggaccactggttcttggtaactgtaccaaatattaatgtccatggaccactggttcttggggtaactgtaccaaatattaatgtccatggaccactggttcttggtaactgtaccaaatattaatgtccatggaccactggttcttggtaactgtaccaaatattaatgtccatggaccactggttcttggtaactgtaccaaatattaatgtccatggaacactggttcttggggtaactgtacgggacCCTCTATTCTTTCTCATCGCACTCATTTTTGCTTCTGTAAGAAAGTTCCATGGAGCTGCCATAAACCTGCTGCTCTGTCCATACAGGTAGGGTGGATGCAGATCACAGTCACAGTGATGCATTTAGCTCTTAAAGAGCCAGAAAGATCTTGGGGAAAAacaaatgtggggaaaaaagggaaTGAGACATGAAGTGGTGATGAATAAATGCAGTTTAAAACGGACGGCTGTTGAATCAGCCTTGTGCAACtttggcaaggcaagtttatttgtatagcacaattcaacacaaggtcattcaaagtgctttacatcaacattaaaagcggcaagacacaattaaacagtaaataacaaataaaatgaaataaaatgatcagaaaagaggtaaaataataaaaagcacaagttgttataaagtaagggcagtagagtacagcaggttcatctcattcttacaatggcaagaattacatttctatacggtcaaaacttacaaagaccaggtcaaatacagtattacaaagtaatctgtgctgattcgtgcggtgaattaaaccaatttgacaattctatgccacaatgtctgtttccaggtcttatttcacacaactgacgagaattacgtttctatacggtcaaaacgtacaaagaccgggtcaaatacaggattacaaaagtaatctgggATCCATATACCGGGCtgcctcagaaaattagaatattgtgattttctgtagtgcaattacaaaaacaaaaatgtcatacattctggattcattacagtGTGAGGGCTGGTGTGTGTGGGCCGGTGATGAACCTCGCTACAGCACTAGATGGAGACAGAGACTCCAGAAACAACATGTTTCCTGACCCCAGCTGGTTGTCTGTTTCAGTTCCAGCCCTGACTGAAGATTCAAAGCCAGTAAGAACCGTGAGTCAGAgtgaggatggagaggaggagagctCCTCCCTGAGCCAGCCCGGGGAGGAGCAGCTGgagaggggggagaggggggagaggggggagaggggggaggCCGGCGAGGCCGCGCAGGAGGAGCTGGAACCCCAACCCCAGAGACGGGCcagcacccccccaccccaacaccACCCCATCAAGCTGCTGACCAGACTGGGCAGCTTAGACGGTGAGTTCCCCGGGACGGGTCTGGGGCGGAGGGACGCAGGACACCATGTTTATCtggttagggcccgagcactgacagtgctagggccctattgtatctgtaggaattgtttttatcctcctttttatttttccgacgaaatgagggcctttttttccccctaaacgtgccccaaaagtcaccaaattttgcaccaagtcaggcctggtgaaaaatgtgatatttaatggtttgcattaatgggcgtggcctaatggcttaacagcgccccctagaaaactttgtgcctcaagccccacaatacggtttgacgtacatgcacaaaaattcgctacagacctgtatctgattcatgtcacaacttaaagaaaagtctcttggagccatggccgaaaccgaacaggaagtctgctatttttaattaatcgtgtaattttggcgcaatttatgccatttcttcagcagttattacggcccgaaccgtaacgtgcacccaggtgtgttatacatcaaaatgtgcgtctctatcctgcgatgacacacattacttttctcagtcaaaagcgttaccgtggcgacgatagacgccaaaaagcacggccccccttcatctgattggtccatatttaatagtaaatattttctgcaataactattgaatgttttgacatagagagtcgtgggtggtgtcatcggactcggttttgagtccttcaccttaattggtgcaaattagcccctccgcttcatctgattggtcgatatctcatagttccgattttcagccataacttttgaatggtttgacataaagagtcatgggtggtttcatccgctaaatgtccaggcctgaagaatctacatacaagtcatacaagcttccactgcagcctgaacctgcacaagggtggaggaccgttcatcgctgcttgcagctttaattttttcaaatGGTTTTCTTCTACAGGTGCCCGTCCAGTGCCGGTTAAAAAGTCCCCAGCCACCCTACCAAGAAACTTCACCCTCCCCAAAGACCCTCACGGCTCCCTGCTGAGGTGCAGGATGTCCACGCCCACGGGCTCGCCCCACTTGGGCTCCCCCCACCTGGGCTCGCCCCACCTGGGGGCCCTGCACCCGCAGCTGCCCCCCAGCTGCATCATCGAGGAGCTGCACCGGGCCCTGGCCACCAAACACAAGCAGGACAGGTGAGGCCGCCGGGCCTGCACAACACACACCAAGCATCGCTCTCtttattcaactttatttaacacaaaTAATGTACAGATCAAGGCAGGGTGAAAAGGGTAGAAAATTAAGAAATAATTACAGCAACAATGGTGAAGAAAACAGATTCACACAAGAAACAAACCTaacaaaaagcacaaggacagcaaggtacaataaaatcaaaagagCAAGGACTGAGTTATGGATGATACAGTTTCTTGGCAACACTATTCATATTATCAATCTTTTTCATAGATGTAAAGTAGTTggtgaaaaaatagaaaaatatagTAAAGGAGGGAGTATTTCCACTTACAagtgtgaatatgatatttacccaaaatAATCACCAGGTTGATAATGTTGGAATATTTAGAATCCAAGTTATCCATATAATAGATAACATCATTGTAAGTAAAAACAGGAattgcattattttttttaaagataaccaATTATGAATGTCAGACCAAAAggactttgtaaaagagcaattgaaaaaaagatgttCAATGGTCTCGGCCTCAGAAAGATCAACTTCCAATTTAAACCTTCTGTGTAACAAATCATTAACAGGATAAATAGCTGATTCTATTTTAAAGTGGGTTTCCTTGACTTTAGGGGTAATTGGTAACAATACATAAAAAGAGAAGGAACATTTTCTTCAGGGGATTTTTATATTATTGCAGACATATCAAGAGTTAAAATCTCCCCAGTTTTTCAGCTTAAAAAGCATTTCATTTTTAGCTGAGTACTGGatgaaaaatatatgaaatactTTGGAAGAAGTATTGACATTTTATGAATCTACTTTAAATCCAAGCCCCATATTGTCCTGATGACTCAGCAAGAACGGGAGGAATATGGACCAAAAACAGGCTGGATGTAccggactgtctcagaacattagaatattgtgataaagttctttattttctgtaatgcaattaaaaaaaacaaaaatgtcat
This genomic window from Cololabis saira isolate AMF1-May2022 chromosome 8, fColSai1.1, whole genome shotgun sequence contains:
- the phactr3b gene encoding phosphatase and actin regulator 3b isoform X1, encoding MASSSNGLQEDCVLQRARSKSDPSSVPDARPEGAHGADVMDQQRALHAGCLVSGVRTPPARRNSKLASLGRIFKPWKWRKKKNEKLKPSATAEKKAAVRQKRDELVRRGPREEEAEADLACGGDGEDPDTPTQSDGEDRDEEPAPPPASGAEDPGSDGETSTVPALTEDSKPVRTVSQSEDGEEESSSLSQPGEEQLERGERGERGERGEAGEAAQEELEPQPQRRASTPPPQHHPIKLLTRLGSLDGARPVPVKKSPATLPRNFTLPKDPHGSLLRCRMSTPTGSPHLGSPHLGSPHLGALHPQLPPSCIIEELHRALATKHKQDSFQTKEVRCSPKRRPDGRLSRTSSTEKEPSESESKPGSDENKENKENWRLDEYLSDPDSWNESVISGTLPRRMRKELLAVKLRNRPSKQELEDRNIFPVRSNQERQEIRQQIELKLAKRLSQRPAVEELESRNILKQRNDQTEQEERREIKQRLNRKLNQRPTVDELRERKILIRFSDYVEVAKAQDYDRRADKPWTRLSAADKAAIRKELNEFKSTEMEVHSSSKHLTRFHRP
- the phactr3b gene encoding phosphatase and actin regulator 3b isoform X2; translation: MDQQRALHAGCLVSGVRTPPARRNSKLASLGRIFKPWKWRKKKNEKLKPSATAEKKAAVRQKRDELVRRGPREEEAEADLACGGDGEDPDTPTQSDGEDRDEEPAPPPASGAEDPGSDGETSTVPALTEDSKPVRTVSQSEDGEEESSSLSQPGEEQLERGERGERGERGEAGEAAQEELEPQPQRRASTPPPQHHPIKLLTRLGSLDGARPVPVKKSPATLPRNFTLPKDPHGSLLRCRMSTPTGSPHLGSPHLGSPHLGALHPQLPPSCIIEELHRALATKHKQDSFQTKEVRCSPKRRPDGRLSRTSSTEKEPSESESKPGSDENKENKENWRLDEYLSDPDSWNESVISGTLPRRMRKELLAVKLRNRPSKQELEDRNIFPVRSNQERQEIRQQIELKLAKRLSQRPAVEELESRNILKQRNDQTEQEERREIKQRLNRKLNQRPTVDELRERKILIRFSDYVEVAKAQDYDRRADKPWTRLSAADKAAIRKELNEFKSTEMEVHSSSKHLTRFHRP